A stretch of Lepidochelys kempii isolate rLepKem1 chromosome 14, rLepKem1.hap2, whole genome shotgun sequence DNA encodes these proteins:
- the AANAT gene encoding serotonin N-acetyltransferase, whose protein sequence is MSVISALPFLKPIHLRPPRSSPGRQRRHTLPASEFRSLTPEDAISVFEIEREAFISVSGDCPLHLDEIRHFLNLCPELSLGWFEEGRLVAFIIGSLWDQEKLSQDALTLHRPGGTTVHIHALAVHRTFRQQGKGSILMWRYLQYLRCLPYVRRAVLMCEDFLVPFYRKCGFKVQGPCEVTVGSLAFVEMQYPVCGHAFMRRNSGC, encoded by the exons ATGTCCGTGATCAGCGCCTTGCCTTTCCTGAAGCCCATTCACCTGAGGCCTCCACGGAGCTCGCCCGGACGCCAACGCCGCCACACGCTTCCCGCCAGCGAGTTCCGGAGCCTCACGCCCGAGGATGCAATCAGCGTGTTTGAGATTGAGAGAGAAG CATTTATTTCTGTTTCGGGCGACTGCCCCCTTCACCTGGATGAGATCCGCCACTTTCTGAACCTGTGCCCTGAGCTGTCACTTGGCTGGTTTGAAGAAGGCCGGCTGGTGGCTTTCATTATAGGGTCCCTTTGGGACCAGGAAAAACTCAGCCAG GACGCGCTGACCCTGCACAGGCCCGGTGGCACCACCGTGCACATCCACGCGCTGGCCGTGCACCGCACCTTCCGCCAGCAGGGCAAGGGCTCCATCCTGATGTGGCGCTACCTGCAGTACCTCCGCTGCCTGCCCTACGTGCGGCGGGCCGTGCTCATGTGCGAGGACTTCCTCGTCCCCTTCTACCGGAAGTGCGGCTTCAAGGTGCAGGGCCCCTGCGAGGTCACCGTGGGCTCGCTGGCGTTCGTCGAGATGCAGTACCCAGTGTGCGGCCACGCCTTCATGCGCAGAAACAGCGGCTGCTGA